One window of the Arthrobacter sp. zg-Y919 genome contains the following:
- a CDS encoding glycosyltransferase family 39 protein has product MSTAVPEQLERASTRSAASEVAHNSGLLSVSAGVVGVVSYICTLLMANALSSQEYSNLAAAQMLLGIVGIVSSALVPLPLSHAVATNAAGSAGRRDGLAFALTVSVAAGIVAAGTTGAVVSAFGSPVLALVAALTAFVLFVVAAPLGWLQGELRFVRYAAASIAEVLVRLGFSVLVIALAWGATGAVLGFALGALVILAVPRSFYRDITWRPQVLRDRWRWSETGDIALTLCIVTVLTGADVVVMSFLDGGTDAAAGFQALSTIAKGPIYVAAGTVLVAFPLLRRAGADRESILVSALRSFGLLAIAACVVIATVPAPVVELVLPEKFHPSIALLPWLAGAGLGYAVLTVLATILLALRAYRRCQLGLIAATVLLPAGMAVGWSVGGVPGVAVGTAAASLASAAVLAIIAFPLLPRSTRRLALQGLLAGAVLSLLLLVAGLVPPLWILVVLMTGFGILAGQRRSSAPETEREAEPARPVRRGLRAPERFRPTRSGLLGFIVVACVAFGARAVGLARGFELWVDEMLYARLGYSVSLGEIPNLPDGPFMLHPPGYFLLEGAVISVFGISGDNLDLVLQLRWLNAVLGAVSVGLAFLLVRTVANMPAAWITAVVMTLEPFVLRNNSRVFLETFGMAVMLAGLLVLVSLIQRNAPRYRVPRLAVAGLLLGFAVLTKDVFVLGAVAPILIAALWRRTLAVRDSLTVVAAALVPYTVYLLVLGFNGLLDTWLWAKGSGVRRAIGLEQSTGFNAEGAPGILGRVLDQIGQFGSSYLLLALAPLTGLLLCFSAIAARRLLGLVALMFGLFGLYSAAFGTLEEQYGYPVLVAGVLSTAVYAVELVERRPSWRTPVILFAAALTALTAVFGLRAMVTVDNGFVQARDWANANLPADARVSVTNSTGELAFESDSRFGVWPSAPLLEANDANYVLTQDHPTSMGYGYAQPAMLEWLETNAQPVFSAEGPTNGNTVIWQIDDETRRSGAAENIGFPSATYETER; this is encoded by the coding sequence GTGAGTACCGCCGTGCCCGAGCAGTTGGAGCGCGCCTCCACGCGGTCGGCGGCCTCCGAGGTCGCCCACAACAGCGGTCTGCTCTCCGTGTCCGCAGGCGTAGTGGGAGTCGTCAGCTACATCTGCACCCTCCTGATGGCCAATGCCCTCAGCTCCCAGGAGTACAGCAACCTGGCTGCGGCGCAGATGCTGTTGGGCATCGTCGGCATCGTCTCCTCCGCCCTCGTGCCCCTGCCCCTCTCACACGCAGTGGCAACTAATGCTGCCGGCAGCGCCGGCCGCCGGGACGGACTGGCGTTCGCGCTGACGGTGTCCGTGGCCGCGGGCATCGTGGCAGCCGGCACCACGGGAGCCGTTGTCTCGGCCTTCGGATCCCCTGTCCTGGCGCTGGTCGCCGCGCTGACCGCCTTCGTGCTGTTTGTCGTCGCCGCCCCGCTGGGGTGGCTGCAGGGCGAATTGAGGTTTGTCCGGTACGCGGCCGCCTCAATCGCGGAGGTGCTGGTCAGGCTCGGCTTCAGTGTGCTGGTCATCGCCCTGGCCTGGGGTGCGACGGGTGCCGTCCTTGGCTTCGCACTTGGCGCGCTGGTGATCCTCGCCGTGCCGCGCTCCTTTTACCGGGACATCACATGGCGCCCGCAGGTTCTCCGGGACCGCTGGCGCTGGTCGGAAACCGGCGACATCGCCCTGACCCTGTGCATCGTCACGGTCCTGACCGGGGCCGACGTCGTCGTGATGTCCTTCCTGGACGGCGGGACGGACGCGGCGGCCGGCTTCCAGGCCTTGTCCACCATCGCCAAGGGCCCCATCTATGTTGCCGCAGGCACGGTCCTGGTCGCCTTTCCCCTGCTGCGCCGGGCCGGTGCGGACCGGGAATCCATCCTCGTGTCCGCCCTGCGGTCCTTCGGCCTGTTGGCCATCGCCGCCTGCGTGGTCATCGCCACGGTACCGGCACCGGTCGTGGAACTGGTCCTCCCCGAAAAGTTCCATCCCTCGATCGCCCTGCTTCCCTGGCTGGCGGGAGCCGGCCTCGGGTACGCGGTGCTCACGGTCCTCGCGACCATCCTTTTGGCCCTGCGCGCCTACCGGCGCTGCCAGCTTGGCCTCATCGCGGCTACGGTGCTCCTGCCGGCTGGGATGGCGGTGGGCTGGAGCGTCGGTGGTGTTCCGGGTGTGGCCGTCGGCACCGCCGCAGCATCGCTCGCTTCCGCCGCGGTGCTGGCGATCATCGCTTTTCCGCTCCTCCCCCGTTCCACCCGGCGCCTGGCCCTCCAGGGCCTCCTTGCCGGCGCAGTACTGTCCCTTCTCCTCCTCGTGGCCGGTCTCGTGCCACCCCTATGGATTCTGGTGGTTCTCATGACAGGTTTCGGTATCCTTGCAGGTCAGCGGCGTTCAAGCGCTCCCGAGACAGAACGGGAGGCGGAGCCGGCCCGGCCGGTGCGGCGAGGTCTCCGGGCCCCGGAGCGGTTCAGGCCGACCCGGAGCGGGCTGCTCGGTTTCATCGTGGTGGCCTGTGTTGCCTTCGGAGCCCGGGCCGTGGGCCTGGCCCGCGGATTCGAGCTGTGGGTGGACGAGATGCTGTACGCCCGCCTGGGGTATTCCGTCAGCCTCGGCGAAATCCCCAACCTGCCGGACGGCCCGTTTATGCTCCACCCGCCCGGCTATTTCCTGCTCGAGGGTGCCGTGATCAGTGTCTTCGGCATCTCCGGAGACAACCTGGACCTCGTGCTGCAGCTGCGCTGGCTCAACGCCGTGCTGGGCGCCGTCAGCGTAGGGCTGGCCTTCCTCCTGGTCCGCACGGTCGCGAACATGCCTGCCGCCTGGATCACCGCAGTGGTGATGACATTGGAGCCGTTCGTGCTGCGGAACAACAGCCGCGTGTTCCTTGAGACCTTCGGCATGGCCGTGATGCTCGCCGGGTTGCTGGTCCTCGTGTCCCTCATACAGCGCAACGCCCCCCGCTACCGGGTGCCGCGCCTCGCTGTGGCCGGTCTGCTCCTGGGATTCGCCGTCCTCACCAAGGACGTCTTCGTCCTCGGCGCCGTGGCCCCGATCCTCATCGCCGCCCTGTGGCGGCGGACCCTCGCCGTGCGTGACAGCCTCACCGTCGTGGCGGCCGCCCTGGTCCCCTACACGGTGTATCTCCTGGTACTGGGCTTCAACGGGTTGCTGGACACGTGGCTCTGGGCTAAGGGCAGCGGGGTGCGCCGTGCAATCGGGCTCGAGCAGTCCACGGGATTCAACGCCGAGGGCGCACCGGGGATTCTAGGCCGGGTCCTTGACCAGATCGGCCAGTTCGGATCTTCCTACCTCCTCCTGGCCCTCGCCCCGTTGACCGGGCTTCTGCTGTGCTTCAGCGCCATCGCCGCGCGGCGCCTGCTGGGCCTGGTGGCGCTGATGTTCGGTCTCTTTGGCTTGTACAGCGCAGCCTTCGGCACCCTCGAGGAGCAGTACGGCTACCCCGTCCTGGTCGCAGGTGTGCTTAGCACCGCGGTCTACGCGGTTGAACTGGTGGAAAGGCGGCCAAGCTGGCGGACACCCGTCATTCTTTTCGCCGCCGCTTTAACGGCACTCACCGCGGTCTTTGGGCTTCGGGCCATGGTCACCGTCGACAACGGGTTCGTCCAGGCACGGGACTGGGCGAACGCGAACCTTCCGGCGGACGCCCGCGTCAGCGTGACCAACAGCACAGGTGAGCTCGCTTTCGAAAGCGATTCCCGCTTTGGTGTGTGGCCGTCGGCACCGCTCCTGGAGGCGAACGATGCAAACTACGTCCTGACCCAGGACCACCCGACATCAATGGGCTACGGCTACGCGCAGCCGGCCATGTTGGAGTGGCTCGAAACCAATGCCCAACCTGTGTTCTCCGCAGAGGGACCCACCAACGGGAACACCGTCATTTGGCAGATCGACGACGAAACCCGCCGCAGCGGAGCGGCGGAGAACATCGGTTTCCCATCCGCCACCTACGAAACCGAGCGTTAG
- a CDS encoding glycosyltransferase family 4 protein produces the protein MTSPPRSTVTAPVASVPPELHGRLRVLHLGFEDPLMPGAGGGSVRTHQINRRLAAGGFSVTVLTTTYPGAEERIQDGVRYVPVGFGQGRNRLTRLLGYIARLPFEARRRRGEADLVVEDFFAPFSSMAAPLWSGRPTIGVVQWLHAGDKARQYKVPVHWLERFGVRSHSRMIAVSQGTADKLALLNPAARVEVVGNGIDRNSLDREPELGDNVLFVGRLELKPKGIDLLLSAWAAAAPQLGAKLILAGTGPDHERIEQLINSLGLSESVELVGWVSGEAKRDLVRSARLVVVPSRHETFGLVAVEALAGGTPAIIFDIPGLREVVPRDCGWMVRPFDVQALAAELVQRYPDGSTLLAAGRRGQAFARQFDWDVQADRQAAIYRSALSARTGG, from the coding sequence ATGACTAGTCCCCCACGCTCCACGGTCACCGCACCAGTGGCTTCGGTCCCCCCGGAGCTCCACGGCCGGCTGCGCGTGCTGCATCTGGGGTTCGAAGATCCGCTCATGCCGGGAGCCGGTGGAGGCTCCGTTCGTACGCACCAAATCAACCGGCGACTGGCGGCGGGCGGATTCAGCGTGACTGTCCTGACCACCACCTATCCGGGAGCCGAGGAAAGGATCCAGGACGGAGTCCGCTACGTGCCGGTCGGCTTCGGGCAGGGACGCAACCGGCTCACCCGCCTCCTGGGCTATATTGCGCGGCTGCCGTTCGAGGCACGCCGACGGCGTGGAGAAGCCGACCTTGTGGTCGAGGACTTTTTCGCCCCGTTCTCCAGCATGGCCGCGCCTCTGTGGTCGGGCCGGCCGACCATAGGGGTGGTCCAATGGCTTCACGCCGGTGACAAGGCCCGGCAGTACAAGGTGCCGGTGCACTGGTTGGAGCGGTTCGGCGTCCGTAGCCACTCCCGCATGATTGCGGTGTCCCAGGGCACCGCGGACAAGCTGGCGCTCCTGAACCCTGCTGCCCGTGTGGAGGTTGTCGGCAACGGCATCGACCGGAACTCGCTCGACCGTGAGCCGGAGCTCGGTGACAACGTCCTGTTCGTCGGACGGCTCGAACTGAAGCCCAAGGGCATCGACCTTCTGCTCTCCGCGTGGGCAGCAGCTGCCCCGCAACTCGGGGCGAAGCTCATCCTTGCGGGCACCGGACCCGACCACGAGAGGATCGAGCAGCTGATCAACTCGCTCGGGTTGTCAGAGTCGGTGGAGTTGGTCGGCTGGGTGTCGGGAGAGGCTAAGCGGGACCTCGTGCGCTCTGCCCGCCTCGTCGTCGTACCCTCCCGTCACGAGACGTTCGGCCTGGTGGCGGTTGAGGCCCTCGCCGGCGGAACCCCCGCGATAATTTTCGACATCCCGGGCCTTCGTGAGGTGGTTCCCCGGGACTGCGGCTGGATGGTGCGTCCATTCGATGTGCAGGCCCTCGCCGCCGAACTCGTGCAGCGGTATCCCGATGGTTCCACGCTGCTGGCAGCAGGCCGTCGCGGGCAGGCGTTCGCCCGGCAGTTCGACTGGGACGTCCAGGCGGACCGGCAGGCGGCCATCTACCGCAGCGCGCTGTCGGCGCGCACCGGAGGCTGA
- a CDS encoding PIG-L family deacetylase: MISSLPRVQHSLLGNNPWLFLSPHLDDAVLSCGALLQESARTRDITVATLFTEPASPPHTRAARTFISQCCASDAGSLFEARQVEDREVLEELGVRHLHLGLEDALFRQRHAAPAAALVKKVLPELVHRYPTYRYDIALGRISRGDRTLIENLRLRVRGLLQQTGAELLFCPIGIGRHVDHLITRRVGTFFPDKAVYYADFPYNLSFPVDQKFVTAQRLQRGTWDRHLAAKEAMIRGYGTQADALFPDGQIPLEPEAYYAPAA; encoded by the coding sequence GTGATCTCCAGCCTGCCCCGCGTCCAGCACTCCCTGCTGGGCAACAATCCATGGCTTTTCCTCTCCCCGCACCTCGACGACGCGGTGCTGTCCTGCGGCGCGCTGCTCCAGGAGAGCGCACGCACCCGTGACATCACTGTGGCCACGCTCTTCACCGAGCCCGCGAGCCCTCCGCATACCCGCGCGGCGAGGACCTTCATTAGTCAATGCTGCGCCTCGGATGCCGGGTCGCTCTTCGAGGCCCGGCAGGTCGAAGACCGGGAAGTGTTGGAGGAACTGGGCGTGCGCCACCTTCATCTGGGCCTCGAGGATGCCCTGTTCCGCCAACGGCATGCGGCGCCGGCAGCTGCGCTGGTGAAGAAGGTGCTCCCCGAACTTGTGCACCGGTATCCCACCTACCGGTACGACATTGCCCTGGGGCGCATCTCGCGGGGGGACCGCACTCTGATCGAGAATCTCCGTCTGCGGGTCCGGGGGCTTCTGCAGCAAACCGGTGCTGAGCTGTTGTTCTGCCCGATCGGGATCGGGCGGCATGTGGACCATCTGATCACGCGTCGGGTAGGGACTTTTTTTCCGGACAAGGCGGTGTACTACGCCGATTTCCCGTACAACCTGTCTTTCCCGGTGGACCAGAAGTTCGTTACCGCGCAACGGCTTCAGCGAGGGACCTGGGACCGGCATCTGGCGGCGAAGGAGGCGATGATCAGAGGGTACGGCACGCAGGCGGACGCCTTGTTTCCCGACGGACAGATCCCTCTGGAACCGGAGGCGTACTACGCCCCCGCGGCGTAA
- a CDS encoding right-handed parallel beta-helix repeat-containing protein, translating to MKRSFSRVAAMVLASSFLGVPAQAETAVEGSTAMSCVATGSTAATVSRVEAPGGDSTVDWAGTIQAAIDASSGRGGEVVQLSAGTYLLSRPLILRDGVTLKGAGSATRLKAGPQFLESTGPFGGHPLITTNGASGVTISDLTADHSGDTLDGNMPNRLTEYLIDVRYSTNVVVEEVTTVNPFTYSIAVVASSGFCIRNNTTSVSTNGRYDQLDGIHILDASFGVVQGNTVDQGSGDDGDDGLVAHSMGEPVHDVAYLGNTVRGGRHGSAMQIAVGKAGAYNLTIVGNHFWGSSGGLVTGYYGGKGPVTNVEVRDNRFEDNPGLSVDIFGKLTGVVLSGNKACRSGAFQINPGFGSRVDSLGYSC from the coding sequence ATGAAGCGCTCGTTTTCACGCGTGGCCGCCATGGTTCTCGCGTCAAGTTTCCTCGGCGTGCCCGCACAGGCCGAGACCGCCGTGGAAGGGAGTACGGCCATGAGTTGCGTAGCTACCGGAAGTACGGCTGCCACTGTCAGCCGTGTCGAAGCGCCGGGCGGAGATTCCACGGTGGACTGGGCAGGGACCATCCAGGCGGCCATTGACGCTTCCTCGGGCCGGGGCGGGGAGGTGGTCCAGCTGTCCGCAGGCACCTACCTCCTCTCCCGTCCCCTCATCCTGCGCGACGGCGTGACGCTCAAGGGAGCGGGCAGTGCCACCAGATTGAAGGCGGGACCGCAGTTTCTTGAGAGCACGGGGCCCTTCGGCGGCCACCCGCTGATCACAACGAACGGTGCCTCGGGGGTGACTATTTCGGACCTGACCGCGGACCACAGCGGCGACACCCTTGATGGAAACATGCCAAACCGGCTCACCGAGTACCTGATCGACGTCCGGTACTCCACCAACGTCGTCGTCGAGGAAGTAACGACGGTTAATCCGTTCACCTATTCCATCGCAGTGGTGGCCAGCTCCGGCTTCTGCATCCGAAACAACACCACCTCGGTTTCCACCAACGGAAGGTACGACCAGCTGGACGGCATCCACATCCTGGACGCCAGCTTCGGCGTTGTGCAGGGCAACACGGTGGACCAGGGATCGGGTGACGACGGCGACGACGGTCTCGTGGCGCACAGTATGGGCGAGCCTGTCCACGATGTCGCCTATCTGGGTAATACGGTGCGCGGCGGCCGCCACGGGTCCGCCATGCAGATCGCCGTCGGTAAGGCCGGTGCCTATAACCTCACAATCGTTGGAAACCACTTCTGGGGGTCCAGCGGAGGCCTCGTCACCGGCTACTACGGGGGCAAAGGCCCGGTCACCAACGTGGAGGTCCGGGACAACCGCTTCGAGGATAATCCAGGGCTGTCCGTTGATATCTTCGGCAAGCTCACCGGTGTTGTGCTCAGCGGCAACAAGGCCTGCCGCAGCGGAGCCTTCCAGATCAACCCGGGCTTCGGCAGCCGGGTGGATTCCCTCGGGTACAGCTGCTGA